The following DNA comes from Arcobacter cloacae.
AATCCTACAAAAGGGATGCTAAGTGCCCATATTGATAGACATGGAGTAATTTGTACAGGTCCAAATGAGTTTCAATTTGCTGCATTTCTTGCTAAAAATCGTTCGGATTTAAGAGGAAATTCACTATCTGAACAAACATATCAATTAATCGCAAAAAGATATATCAATCAACAAGTTCAAGCTTATGAGCCATGGAGTGGAAGTTATCTTGGTATTGGAAAAATTCATGATGCTTATATGTGTGAAGAGGTAAATAATCTAATTTTTAAAATAGATGGATTATCTCATTTACAACCAGGGACTCCTATTGCTTTTAGTGATAAACTAAAAAGAGAAGATGATTTAATATCTGCCCAGCTTGATAATGTAATCTCAGCAGCTATAATAATTTATTTATATCAAAATGGCTTTCAAGGAACTGCATTTTTTACAGCACAAGAAGAAGCTGGTAAATCTTGGAGATATGTTTATGAGTGGTTTAGAAAAAACAATATAACTACTAATGAATTATTAGTTTTAGATACTAGTCCTTATGAAACAAGAGTTGAAGCAGACGTGCAACAAGTAGTTCTAAGAAATAGAGATGCAAATGCTAGATTTAAGTCTCCAGTTTTAAAACAATTAAAAAACTTTTGTCACAAAAACAGAATTGATTTTTCTTGTAAAGATACTTTTATACAAGAAAAAAATAGAGTTAGAAAAGAAAAAAATTTACCTTTACTTACTCTTGGTAGTACAGAGCTTGGTAGAATTGTAATGGAATCAAAAGGAACTATTCAAGGAACAACATTACAAATACCAACAACAGGTTATCATACAGTTGAAGAAACAGCATCAATTAAGTCTGTTAAAGCAATTTTATATATTTTAAGCAGTTTATATATTGAAAAAAATGCTTAATAAAAAATCATAAAACTATTTTAATTTAGAGGAATTTGAAATTATGGATTTAGCTATTATTTACGAATTAAGAGCAAATGACGTGAGTGAAGAGCATATTGAATTAATCATGAATAGAGTGAAGAATAGATTAACAGAAGAGAATATAGATAAAGAGTTAGTAAAATTAGGTTATCCTAAGATATTTACAGTAGATTATGATGAATATGATAACTACGATTTTGATGATGACTATAGTCCTAGTCACAAGGGAAATTATGAAGAAATTGACTAATAAAGAGCTTGTTAAAGTTTATTATGATGAATTATGGAACAAACAAAATAGAGATTATATAGATATTTTATTTGATGATAATATAACATTTCATGGTTCATTAGATATATCTGTAAAAGGTAAAGAGGAATTAAAAAAGTATATGGATACTATTTTAACTGGTATTCCTAATCTTTTTCATAGTATTGTAACTATGGTATGTGAAGGCGATACAATTGCTGTTAAAGCCTTATACAATGGTAGACATACAGGAAAACTATTTGATTATGAACCAACAAATAATAAAATCGCTTATAGTGGAGCATCTTTTTTCAAATTTAAAGATGGTAAAATTATAGATATTTGGGTTCTTGGTGACTTAAAAACTCTAATCAAGCAACTTTCATAAACATAAGTTTATGAAAGGAAGCATTTGACTCAAATTAGTAATAAAATTTTTTGTTCTGATTTTTTAATTTCATTTGATATTGAAACTAAACTATTAACTAACCCCTATTATGATTATCCTTTTTTAATTATTGAGAATTTTTTGGATGAAAATGAGTGTTATGAAATAAATAAAAAAGTAAAAGAAGATGATGATTATCAAAAGGCACAAATAAAAATAAAAGAGATTATAACAACAGCACAAATAAATGAAGAGATTAGAAAAACAAATATATATTCTTTAAGTGAAAAATATTTAGAAATTTATACTAAAAGATTTCTAACTTTTCAAGCAAAAATTGAAGATTATTTTAAATTAGCTTTGACAACATCTACTCAAATTCAAGTTTTAGAATATATAAAAGATTCTTTTTATGCTATGCATAGTGATGATTCAAGTATGATATATAAAAGCAATAAATTAATAGGATTTTTACCTGTTGCTAAACAAAGAAAAATTTCCACTGTCTTATTTACAACTTCATCCAATAAAATAGCAAGTGACGATAGTTTTATTGGTGGAGAACTTTTATTTAATTTTCTTTTTGATAAAGATGGAAATGAGATAAAAATAACACCAAAAGCTGGAATGATGATTGTGTTTTTAAGTAATCCCTATTTTACACATGAAGTTTTAAAAGTAATAAGTGGAAGAAGAATAAGCTTAGTACAATGGCATAATGCAATAATAAATTAAGATTAACTATCAAGAAAGTATATTTAACTATAATTACAAAAATTTAACTTATTAAAGGTACCTCTTGACTAATAATTTAATTGAACTTTTAGAAGAAAAAACATCTTTTTCTAAAAATATAATTCAAAATATACTAAAACTTCTTGATGATGGTTGTACTATCCCATTTATTGCAAGATACAGAAAAGATTTAACTTCAAATGCTACAGATGAACAACTTCGTGAGTTTGAAGAGATTTATAACTATTCTTTAAAACTTCTAAATAGAAAAGAAGAGATTATAAATATTCTAAAAGAACGAAACTTTTTAGATGAAAAAATCCAAAATCATATAAATAGTGCTACAACTTTGCAAATGTTAGAAGATATTTATGCTCCATTTAAAGATAAAAAATCTTCAAGAACTTTAAGTGCCATTGAAAATGGACTTGAACCACTCTGCAATATAATTCAATCAATGAAATATTCCCTTGAAGAAATAAATCAAAAAGCAAAACAGTTTTTAAATAAAGAAGTTACAACAATAGAAGATGCAATAAATGGAGCAAGTGATATTATCGCCCAAAGATATGCAGATGATTTTAAAACAAAAGAGATAATTCGAAATATCGTTTTAAACTATGGAATACTTGAAACTAAAAAAACAAAAACATTTAATGAATCTGGCGTTTATACAAGTATTGCAAATGTAAGCGAAAAAATAAAATATATAAAATCACATAGATTTTTAGCAATAAACAGAGCAGTAAATGAAAAAGAGTTAACTGTAAAAATTGAAGTTGATGAAAACTATATTTTAGAAAATATAAAAAAATATAAAATTCCATCAAGTGCAGCTAGTTCAAAAGAGTTAGTATTTGAAGCCTACAAAGATGGACTAAAAAGACTTTTGCTTCCAAGTCTAAAAAGAGAAGCTTTGAGCCAACTAAAAGAAAAAGCTTCAAGTGAAGCAATCACACTTTTTGGGAAAAATCTAAAAGAGTTACTTTTAACTCCTCCACTTGTAAATCAAGTAATTTTAGGAATGGATCCTGGATATGTAAGTGGTTGTAAACTAGCAGTCATCGATGAAAATGGAAACTACTTAGCTTCAAATGTTATTTATCCAACCAAACCAAAAGAGGATTTTCATGGTTCAGCAAAAATAGTATTAGAGTTAATCAAAAAATATAAAATCAACTCAATAGCAATAGGAAATGGAACAGCCTCACAAGAGACAGCAGCATTTATCTCAAAACTAATAAGTGAAAATAACTTAGATATAAAATACGCAGTTGTAAGTGAAATTGGAGCAAGTGTTTATTCAGCTTCAAAAATAGCTGCAATGGAATATCCAAACCTTGATGTGACAATAAGAGGTGCAATTTCAATAGCTCAAAGACTTCGTGATCCAATGGCAGCACTTGTGAAAATTGACCCTAAATCACTAGGAATTGGACAATATCAGCATGATGTAAATCAAAAAGAGTTAGAACAAAAACTTCAAAATGTAACTGTGGATTTAGTAAATAAAGTGGGAGTTGATTTGAACTCTGCTTCATATAAACTACTATCTTTCATCTCAGGAATCTCTGAAAAACTTGCCCTTAATATAATAGAACATAAAGAAAAAATCAAAAATTTCAAAACAAAATCAGAACTTCTAAAAGTAAAAGGAATCGGTGCAAAAGCCTATGAACAATCAGTTGGATTTTTACGAATCAAAGATGGAAAAAGTATCCTAGATAACACAGCAATTCACCCAGAAAACTATGACATAGTAGAAAAACTGCAAAAAAAATATAAAATAGAAGAGATAAAAGATAGTGAAATTGAAACTATAGCAAAAGAGCTAAACTGCCCTATTTTACTTTTAAAAGATATAATTGCTGAACTTTTAAAACCAGGGCATGATGTAAGAAGCGAATTTAATGAAGTAGAATTTTCAAAAGATATAAAAACCATAGAAGATTTAAAAGAGGGATTTATTATAAGTGGAGTTATACGAAATATCACAGACTTTGGAGCCTTTGTAGATATAGGATTAAAAAATGATGCCTTACTTCATATTTCACAAATAAGTGAAAAAAGAATCTCTCATCCAAGCGATATTTTAAGTATAAATCAACAACTTAAGAATCTCAAAGTTATAAATGTAGATTTGGAAAAACAAAGAGTTGGAGTTAGTTTAAAATAGATTGATACATTGAACATCATTTTATATAAATGGTGTTCTTCTTATAAATCAAACTAGATGTTCAGGTTCATGAAACAAATAACCTTGAGAAAAATCAATTCCCAAAGATTCAACAACATCTTGAACCTCTTGGCAATGTACAAATTCAGCAACAGTCTTAATTCCTAAAACTTTAGCAAAATTTACAATAGTTAAAACTGTTAATCTTATATTTTCATTTATATGGATATTCTTAATCAAAGAACCATCTATTTTTAAAAAATCCACATTTAATTTTATAATATATTCAAAATTTGAATATCCAGTTCCAAAGTCATCTATTGCAACTCTACAACCAAGAGATTTTGCTTTTCTTATAAAATCACCAACCTCTTCAAATTTTTCTATTCCTTCTGATTCTACAATTTCTAAAATAACCCTATTAGCTACTTTTGTTTCCATTAATTTTGAAAATAAAAAATTTATAGTTTTCTCATTTTTTATATCTTCTATCATTAGATTTATTGAAAAGACACTATCATTATCTTTAAAATATTCACAAGATTTTTCAATAACTTTTTTTGTCATCATAGGATATAATCTTGCTTTTTTTGCATGTTCTAAAAACACAAAAGGAGATAGGATTTTTCCATTTGAAAGTTTCATTCTCATTAGTGTTTCATATTTTAAATTTTTTGTTTTATTATCAATAATCTTTTGCCCATAAATTAAGATATTATCATCTTTTAATGATTGTTTTATATCTTTAGTTAATTCAACATTACTTTTCAAATCTTTATAAATAGGCATATTTTCATCAAATATTCCAATATCTATATTTATTTTTTTTGCCCAATAAAGTGCAATTTCTGCATGAGTCAATATTTTTTCATTGTAATCAGCAATTCCAATTGTAAATGAAATATCAAAATTATCCTCATCTATTAAAAAACTCTCCCTATCACATAAAGTGTTAAGATTTATACAAGTTTTATGCAACTCAGTTAATTTAAAATTTCCAAATGCTAAAAATGCAAATATATCTCCAGAAATTCTATAAATATTAAGATTTGTACTTTTAAATGTTAATAATCTCTTTGCAAAACTTTTTAATATTTTGTCTCCTATTTCTATACCATAAGAGTTATTTATATCTTTAAATCTATCTATATTTATCAAAGCAAGTTTTGGTGAAACTAAATTTTTCAAATCATTTAAAAGTCTTTGTCTATTGGGTAAAGCTGTTAATTCATCAGTAAATTGTTCATATATTAACTCATCTTTTTCAAATAATGCACTAATATCATTTCTTATTGCAATATACTCAACAATATTATTATTCTTATCCAATATAGGAATTATTGTTGAATCAACATAATAGGCTTGACCACTCTTTTTTTTATTTTTTATTATCCCTTTAAATGTCTTTTTTTGATTTATTGTATTCCATAATTGAGTAAAAAAATCTTTTTTTGTATCAGGATGCCTTATTATATTGTGATTTCTTCCTATTAATTCCTCTTTTGTATATCCTGAGATTTCACAAAACTTATCATTTACATAAGTAATAACTCCATTTAAATCAGCTTTTGAAACAATTGAACTCTCATCTAAAGCTTTTTTATACTCTTCAAGTAATAATAAAGAATCATATAAATTCTTACTCTCATCACTTGTTGTCAAAATCGTTTGATTTATTTTATTAATAAAATTATCTTTTTGTTCTAACTGCATTTTTTGTTTTAAAACTTCATCTTTTAAAGTTTTAATAGTCTCTATGTCTTTAAGTGTTGCTTGAATCATATCTTTATTATTAATAGATATTTTTTTCAAACTTACTTCTATTAAAAAAGTTTTATTATCAAGTCTTTTAGATAACCATTCAAAAGTACACTCTCCCTCTTTATAACACTTTTGAATATAGTAATTTGATTTATCAATAGAAAGAGTTCCATCTGGTTGGTATTTTGGGGATATTTGAGAAGGGTGTAATAAAATAAGTTCATCTAGGGAGTTCATATTAAATAACTCCAAAGCTTTATAATTTGCATCGATAAAATATGATTCTTCCATCAAAAAAACTGGCTGTGAAATATTATTAAATACTTCTTTATAATAATCAATATTTTTATCCATACAAATTCCAAATTCTTAAATTATTTAAACATTGTACTATATATTTATTACTATTTATATAATCAATGCTTCAAACTAGAGATAACTCTAGTTTTTAAACGCAATAGTATCAACCTCAACTAAAACATTTTTTGGTAAAGTTTTAACTGCAACTGTACTTCTAGCAGGAGCTGTTTCACCTTTGAAATATTGTGCATAAACTTCATTAAAAGCCACAAAATTATCCATATCTGATAAATAACAAGTTGTTTTTAAAACATTTTCAAAAGAACTTCCTGCTTCTTCTAAAACAGCTTTTAAATTTTCCATAACTTGTTTAGTTTGTTCTTGAACTCCACCTTCAACTATTTCCATTGTAGTTGGATCAAGAGCTATT
Coding sequences within:
- a CDS encoding peptidase M42, with translation MGVSFINEPKNFVPFLDLLKQLIRVPSVTGAEHSFLLYLKRELEEIGIKTQYYDGLLVAQGKNPTKGMLSAHIDRHGVICTGPNEFQFAAFLAKNRSDLRGNSLSEQTYQLIAKRYINQQVQAYEPWSGSYLGIGKIHDAYMCEEVNNLIFKIDGLSHLQPGTPIAFSDKLKREDDLISAQLDNVISAAIIIYLYQNGFQGTAFFTAQEEAGKSWRYVYEWFRKNNITTNELLVLDTSPYETRVEADVQQVVLRNRDANARFKSPVLKQLKNFCHKNRIDFSCKDTFIQEKNRVRKEKNLPLLTLGSTELGRIVMESKGTIQGTTLQIPTTGYHTVEETASIKSVKAILYILSSLYIEKNA
- a CDS encoding ester cyclase, whose protein sequence is MKKLTNKELVKVYYDELWNKQNRDYIDILFDDNITFHGSLDISVKGKEELKKYMDTILTGIPNLFHSIVTMVCEGDTIAVKALYNGRHTGKLFDYEPTNNKIAYSGASFFKFKDGKIIDIWVLGDLKTLIKQLS
- a CDS encoding 2OG-Fe(II) oxygenase; this encodes MTQISNKIFCSDFLISFDIETKLLTNPYYDYPFLIIENFLDENECYEINKKVKEDDDYQKAQIKIKEIITTAQINEEIRKTNIYSLSEKYLEIYTKRFLTFQAKIEDYFKLALTTSTQIQVLEYIKDSFYAMHSDDSSMIYKSNKLIGFLPVAKQRKISTVLFTTSSNKIASDDSFIGGELLFNFLFDKDGNEIKITPKAGMMIVFLSNPYFTHEVLKVISGRRISLVQWHNAIIN
- a CDS encoding Tex-like N-terminal domain-containing protein; this encodes MTNNLIELLEEKTSFSKNIIQNILKLLDDGCTIPFIARYRKDLTSNATDEQLREFEEIYNYSLKLLNRKEEIINILKERNFLDEKIQNHINSATTLQMLEDIYAPFKDKKSSRTLSAIENGLEPLCNIIQSMKYSLEEINQKAKQFLNKEVTTIEDAINGASDIIAQRYADDFKTKEIIRNIVLNYGILETKKTKTFNESGVYTSIANVSEKIKYIKSHRFLAINRAVNEKELTVKIEVDENYILENIKKYKIPSSAASSKELVFEAYKDGLKRLLLPSLKREALSQLKEKASSEAITLFGKNLKELLLTPPLVNQVILGMDPGYVSGCKLAVIDENGNYLASNVIYPTKPKEDFHGSAKIVLELIKKYKINSIAIGNGTASQETAAFISKLISENNLDIKYAVVSEIGASVYSASKIAAMEYPNLDVTIRGAISIAQRLRDPMAALVKIDPKSLGIGQYQHDVNQKELEQKLQNVTVDLVNKVGVDLNSASYKLLSFISGISEKLALNIIEHKEKIKNFKTKSELLKVKGIGAKAYEQSVGFLRIKDGKSILDNTAIHPENYDIVEKLQKKYKIEEIKDSEIETIAKELNCPILLLKDIIAELLKPGHDVRSEFNEVEFSKDIKTIEDLKEGFIISGVIRNITDFGAFVDIGLKNDALLHISQISEKRISHPSDILSINQQLKNLKVINVDLEKQRVGVSLK
- a CDS encoding bifunctional diguanylate cyclase/phosphodiesterase — encoded protein: MDKNIDYYKEVFNNISQPVFLMEESYFIDANYKALELFNMNSLDELILLHPSQISPKYQPDGTLSIDKSNYYIQKCYKEGECTFEWLSKRLDNKTFLIEVSLKKISINNKDMIQATLKDIETIKTLKDEVLKQKMQLEQKDNFINKINQTILTTSDESKNLYDSLLLLEEYKKALDESSIVSKADLNGVITYVNDKFCEISGYTKEELIGRNHNIIRHPDTKKDFFTQLWNTINQKKTFKGIIKNKKKSGQAYYVDSTIIPILDKNNNIVEYIAIRNDISALFEKDELIYEQFTDELTALPNRQRLLNDLKNLVSPKLALINIDRFKDINNSYGIEIGDKILKSFAKRLLTFKSTNLNIYRISGDIFAFLAFGNFKLTELHKTCINLNTLCDRESFLIDEDNFDISFTIGIADYNEKILTHAEIALYWAKKINIDIGIFDENMPIYKDLKSNVELTKDIKQSLKDDNILIYGQKIIDNKTKNLKYETLMRMKLSNGKILSPFVFLEHAKKARLYPMMTKKVIEKSCEYFKDNDSVFSINLMIEDIKNEKTINFLFSKLMETKVANRVILEIVESEGIEKFEEVGDFIRKAKSLGCRVAIDDFGTGYSNFEYIIKLNVDFLKIDGSLIKNIHINENIRLTVLTIVNFAKVLGIKTVAEFVHCQEVQDVVESLGIDFSQGYLFHEPEHLV
- a CDS encoding RidA family protein, with amino-acid sequence MKTIISTQKAPSAIGPYNQATAFDKLIFTSGQIALDPTTMEIVEGGVQEQTKQVMENLKAVLEEAGSSFENVLKTTCYLSDMDNFVAFNEVYAQYFKGETAPARSTVAVKTLPKNVLVEVDTIAFKN